From the Rhizomicrobium palustre genome, the window CTTGGCCAGACGATGCCCCAGCAGGCGCGACAGCACGATCATCAGGCAGAACATCGGCAATGCCAGAAGCTTGGCCGTAATACCCGAACGGCTCAGCACCAGCGCCGCTCCCAAGGTGACGAAATTGCCCGTGACATGGGCCGCGAAGAGGCCCTGCAAGGTGAGAAAGCTCAGCGTATCGACATAGCCGCCCAAAATGCTGAGAAGGATTGCGATGCGCGTGGCCATAATAGTCTCCTCACCAGCCGGATTTGAATTCAACACCGATATAATTGGAAGGCCGCCCGCCCGCCTGCCGTATCGCCTCGCCTGCGGAAAACCGCACCGCCTCGACCGCGGCGGAAAGCTGACCGGAAATCTGCCAATCCATCCGCGCTTGGTAATAGGTTCCGGTATAGGCCGAGCCCCGCCCCGCCGTACCCGCCACCGGGTTCATCGGCTGGGTATAGACCGCATCGGCGGTGGTCTGGCGCCACTGCATCGCGCCCGCCAGCATCAGCGAGACATCACTGCGGGGTTTCAAAGTCAGCGACGGCTTGAGATGGATGAAATTGGTATAGCCGGTATAGCCCGCCAAGGCGACGTAATAGCCATTCGGAAAAAGCGGATTAAAGCTGCCGATCTTGCCGTCATTGGGGTTCTTATCGCCCGACGCCGCATCGGCTTGCAGACCTAAGCGCGGCTGCCAGACGGCCTTACTGAAGCGATAGCCCGCGCGGCTGCCAATCGCCCAGGCGTTAATCGGATGCTCCGCCAAATGGCCGCTTTGCAGCATGCCTTCCACATCCCAATCCCAGCCCGACACCGCACCCGCCGAACGTAAGTCCCAGATATTGCGCCGCTCGCTGCCTTTGAGGCTGCCCAGCACCGCGCCATCGCGGCGGTATTGCGAATAATAGAGCGCCACACTGCCCGGCCCGAATTCATATTCGCCGCGCAAGCCGCCATAGCTCAAATGCGCATTGCTGCTATCGTCAAAGGCGGCGCTATCGCGGTTCTGCACCGGATGGCTGAAGAAGCTGATGAAGCGCCAGCTCCCGATTTCGTAATTGGCCCACAGCGCATCATAGGATTGGCGCACATTCGGCCCATCACGCAACGACACGAAACGCTGCAAGTCGAAGGCAAATTGTTGCCGCCCCGCCCGAAGCCGCAGCGTACCCGCGCCCACAGGCTCCACCAGCGCGACAAAACCTTGCTCCAGATCCAGCCGGTTCTGATCCACCGGCGTCATGCGCGCTTTGCCGGGCGCGAAAGCACTGTCGAGCTGCACAAAAACCTGCACGCCTTGGCTGAGGCGCAGGTCGGCATGCGCTTCGAGGCGCGAGATCACATAGGATTGCGAGCGCGTATCGCCGACGCCGAAATTGGGCGCGTCATTGCTTTCATAGCGCAGCCGCAGCCCCGCCCCGAGCGAGAGATAAGTTTTGGCATCACCAAGCGGAATATATTTCAGCGTATCGAGCGACTGGCGCGGCACGGAAGGATCGGCCAGCACCGACCAATCCTCCTGCCAGCGGTTCATCAAGATCGAAGGGCGCTCCGCCGCGGCAGTGTCTGGGCTGAAAAGACATGCAGCCACAGCCGCCGGAAAGAGCGCCCGTTTCATCACGGCACGAGCGCGTGGATTTCAGCGATATAGCCGCCGGGAAACTGCACCATCGCGGCGCGGCGGCCATCGGAGTTGACGGGTTCGCTGATCACGCTCGCACCAGCCGCTTTCGCTTTGGTCAGCGTGGCATCGAGATCGGCGACTTCATAGCCGGTCAGCTCGCGCCCATAAGGCCACGGTAATTGCCCGTCGGTCACCAGCACCACCATCTTGCCATAGCCGGATTCGATGCGAATGCGATGATAGCTCGTGCCCGGCTTGCCGATTTCCGCACCCGGGGCCTTGGCCGTATCCGAGGTCACTTTGCCATGTGCGAAAGCGACAAAGCCTTTCACGAAAGCCTTGGCGGCATCGGGGGAAACATAGACGCGGTTCTCCGGCACGGTGGCAAGGGCGGGATAATTCGGCGGCGTCGTATGCCAATAAAGCTGCATGTTCACCCCACCCGGCCAAGTGATCACGGCGTCCTTGCCAATTGGATCAGGGAAAGTCGACACCATCACCGTCGCACCCGCCTTCTTGGCGGCCTTCACAGCGGCATCGATGTCCGTCACGAGATAGCCGGTGCGTTCGGCGCCAAACGGATATGGGATCGGTGTCTTGAAGCCGAAAGTGGAGATCGTGCCCGCCGGTGTCAGTGCGATTTGCGACATGGTCTGGCTCGGCGTCGGCGTCACCTGGAACACGCCCTGCTTGGAAAGCGTGCCGCCAAAGGTCGCCACGAAACTCGCCATGAAGCGATCATAGTCCTCCGGCGCGACATAGACATGGGTGGTGTCGTATTGCGGCCCCACCGAGAAATCTTTCGCGGCGGCATCTTTCGCACCCGCAGGCAGCGCCAGAAGAGCAATGAAGGCCGAAGCCAGAAAGGCCTGTGAGAGACGCATGGAATACTCCTTCCCGTCGTTAGCGCTGACGCTTGGCATGTTCGGCGATGAGCGCCGCCATGACGAGCCCCGCGATCAAGCCGATATGTTCGAAGAAACTGTTCAGCGCCATGAAATGCGCTTCACCCGTCTTATTCCAGAAATCATTGGCGAGAAGGCTGGCGATGAAGGTGAGCACACCCAACGCCCCCGCGGCGAGCCAGACAAAGCGGCCCCACACGATCAGCACCGGCGCCACAAGCTCGCACACCACCGCGACGCCAGCCCATAGAACGGCGGGCTGCATGCCGAAATGCGCCTGCTCCGCCACCGCGGCTGGAAAATCCAGCGCCTTATTCACCCCGCCAATGAAATACGCGCTGGTGAGGCCCACACGTGCCAACAGCCATGTCCAGCGCCATTCCAGAATGGCATCCACCCAACCGGGGTCGCGTTCCGTCCAGCTCTGCATCACACAGCCCAGCAGGCGCAACCGAGCACACCCCAGAAGGATTTAAGATCATCCGTAGGCAGATCGGCGCTCCAGGCGCTGGCATGGTTGTGGCCATGCACATTGCAGGAATGGGCGCAGCCGCAAGCAGAGGCCATTTGGGCAACGGTCTTTTCGCTATCGCCCCAGCCGCCATAGCCGCCGAAGCTTTTTACGGGCGACCAATCGGGCACCGGCGTCGGCAGCGCAGGCGCGTCATGGCTCACGAAATCGCCCGCCGCAAAAACGATTTTCCCGCCCACCATGGTGAGATCGGAGGTAAGCCCGGAAATCTCCGATTCCGGCACCGAGAAGTAATCTGCCGAGGGAATGATGAGATCGGCGAACAGCCCTTCCGCGATACGCCCCTTCTTGCCTTCCTCATTGGAAAACCAGGTGACGTTCTCGGTCCACATCCGAAGCGCGGTTTCGCGATCCAGGCAATTGTGACTCGGATAGAGCGACAGCCCGCCCACCGTCTTGCCCGTCACCAGCCAGGAGAGCGACACCCAGGGATTATAGGAGGCAACGCGCGTCGCATCGGTGCCCGCCGAAACCCGCGCGCCTTTTTCCAGCATACGTGCCACCGGCGGGGTTGCCTGAGCGGCCTTGGGCCCATAGCGCTCGACGAAGTACTCGCCTTGATAAGCCATGCGGTGCTGCACCGCCACGCCGCCGCCCAGCGCCGCGATACGGTCGATGGAGCGTTCTGAAATCGTCTCGGCGTGATCGAAGAACCAGTGAATCCCGTCCAGCGGAATATCGCGGTTCACCTTTTCGAACACATCCAGCGCACGGGTGATGGTTTCGTCATAGGTCGCGTGCATGCGCCAAGGCCAGCGGTTCTCGGCCAGAATGCGCACCACCTCTTCAAGCTCGCCTTCCATTTCCGGCCCCATATCGGGGCGCGGCTGGCGGAAGTCCTCGAAATCGGCGGCGGAGAAAACAAGCATCTCGCCCGCCCCATTATGGCGGAAATAATCCGTCCCCTGCTTGTATTTGGAGTTCTGCGTCCAGCGCAGGAAATCCTCTTTCTCACCCTTGGCCTTCTGGGTGAAGAGATTATAGGCGAGGCGGATGGTGAGCTGATCCTCATCAGCCAGCTTCTGGATGACCTGATAGTCTTCGGGATAATTCTGAAAGCCGCCGCCCGCATCCAGCGCGCCGGTCACGCCGAGGCGGTTCAGCTCGCGCAGGAAATAGCGGGTGGAATTGACCTGATAATCGAAAGGCAGCTTGGGTCCGCGCGCCAAAGTCGCGTAAAGCAGCCCGGCATTGGGTTTGGCGAGTAGGAGCCCGGTGGGATTGCCCGCCGCATCGCGCACAATCTCGCCGCCCGGCGGGTTGGGCGTATCCTTGGTATAGCCGACAGCGCGCAAAGCCGCGCCATTCAGCAGCGCACGATCATAGAGATGCAAGATGAAGACCGGGGTTTCCGGCGCCACCGCATTCAGCTCTTCAATCGTGGGAAGCCGTTTCTCGGCGAACTGATGCTCGGTGAAACCGCCCACCACGCGCACCCATTGCGGCGGCGGGGTGATCGCCACTTGCCGCTTCAGCATGCCCATGGCATCGGCGAGGCTCTTCACCCCATCCCAGCGCAGCTCCATATTGAAATTGAGCCCGCCACGAATGATGTGCAGATGGTTGTCGATCAGCCCCGGCAACACAAGGCGGCCCTTGAGGTCGATCTTTTTGGTTTTGGGGCCAGCCAGCGCAAGAATTTCTTTATCGCTGCCGACCGCCGTGAAAATTCCACCCGAAATCGCCACCGCTTCTGCTTCGGGATTGCTCCGATCCAGCGTGGTGACACGGCCATGATGAAGAATGAGATCCGGCACAAGCATCACACCGTCTCCTTCTTCTTTTCCGGTGCCTTGGCGGGATGGCCCGGCAGCATGCCGAAGAGATGCGCGCTAGTGATGGTTTCGGTGCAGGCCGTCTTGAGGCGTTCCCCCGCCAGAAGCTGTTTCCCAAGTGGGATGATCTGCTCGCCCACCAGAATGCCCAAAAGCCCCAGCAATGCGATCAGCGGCGGCGCCGGAGAGCGCACCTGCAACAGGCTATAGACAATCCCCACCAAAAGACCGGCGGCCAGAGAGGCAAGATAGATTTTCATGGTTCATCCCGCGGGAAAAAGCTTCGGACGGCGAAAGCTAGGGCGTGGCCCTAGCCGCCATGGGCGCCGAACATGGCGCGGGCGTAGATGATGCCTAGGCCATAGGCGCCGCCGACCTCTTTGGCGATGCCCGTGGTCATGTCATAGGTCTC encodes:
- a CDS encoding alginate export family protein, with the protein product MNRWQEDWSVLADPSVPRQSLDTLKYIPLGDAKTYLSLGAGLRLRYESNDAPNFGVGDTRSQSYVISRLEAHADLRLSQGVQVFVQLDSAFAPGKARMTPVDQNRLDLEQGFVALVEPVGAGTLRLRAGRQQFAFDLQRFVSLRDGPNVRQSYDALWANYEIGSWRFISFFSHPVQNRDSAAFDDSSNAHLSYGGLRGEYEFGPGSVALYYSQYRRDGAVLGSLKGSERRNIWDLRSAGAVSGWDWDVEGMLQSGHLAEHPINAWAIGSRAGYRFSKAVWQPRLGLQADAASGDKNPNDGKIGSFNPLFPNGYYVALAGYTGYTNFIHLKPSLTLKPRSDVSLMLAGAMQWRQTTADAVYTQPMNPVAGTAGRGSAYTGTYYQARMDWQISGQLSAAVEAVRFSAGEAIRQAGGRPSNYIGVEFKSGW
- a CDS encoding glyoxalase → MRLSQAFLASAFIALLALPAGAKDAAAKDFSVGPQYDTTHVYVAPEDYDRFMASFVATFGGTLSKQGVFQVTPTPSQTMSQIALTPAGTISTFGFKTPIPYPFGAERTGYLVTDIDAAVKAAKKAGATVMVSTFPDPIGKDAVITWPGGVNMQLYWHTTPPNYPALATVPENRVYVSPDAAKAFVKGFVAFAHGKVTSDTAKAPGAEIGKPGTSYHRIRIESGYGKMVVLVTDGQLPWPYGRELTGYEVADLDATLTKAKAAGASVISEPVNSDGRRAAMVQFPGGYIAEIHALVP
- a CDS encoding DoxX family protein, encoding MQSWTERDPGWVDAILEWRWTWLLARVGLTSAYFIGGVNKALDFPAAVAEQAHFGMQPAVLWAGVAVVCELVAPVLIVWGRFVWLAAGALGVLTFIASLLANDFWNKTGEAHFMALNSFFEHIGLIAGLVMAALIAEHAKRQR
- a CDS encoding amidohydrolase, translating into MLVPDLILHHGRVTTLDRSNPEAEAVAISGGIFTAVGSDKEILALAGPKTKKIDLKGRLVLPGLIDNHLHIIRGGLNFNMELRWDGVKSLADAMGMLKRQVAITPPPQWVRVVGGFTEHQFAEKRLPTIEELNAVAPETPVFILHLYDRALLNGAALRAVGYTKDTPNPPGGEIVRDAAGNPTGLLLAKPNAGLLYATLARGPKLPFDYQVNSTRYFLRELNRLGVTGALDAGGGFQNYPEDYQVIQKLADEDQLTIRLAYNLFTQKAKGEKEDFLRWTQNSKYKQGTDYFRHNGAGEMLVFSAADFEDFRQPRPDMGPEMEGELEEVVRILAENRWPWRMHATYDETITRALDVFEKVNRDIPLDGIHWFFDHAETISERSIDRIAALGGGVAVQHRMAYQGEYFVERYGPKAAQATPPVARMLEKGARVSAGTDATRVASYNPWVSLSWLVTGKTVGGLSLYPSHNCLDRETALRMWTENVTWFSNEEGKKGRIAEGLFADLIIPSADYFSVPESEISGLTSDLTMVGGKIVFAAGDFVSHDAPALPTPVPDWSPVKSFGGYGGWGDSEKTVAQMASACGCAHSCNVHGHNHASAWSADLPTDDLKSFWGVLGCACWAV
- a CDS encoding DUF1427 family protein; amino-acid sequence: MKIYLASLAAGLLVGIVYSLLQVRSPAPPLIALLGLLGILVGEQIIPLGKQLLAGERLKTACTETITSAHLFGMLPGHPAKAPEKKKETV